TGGTTTCCCCCAAATTATACAGCGTCATGGCACGAAACAAGGTTAGCTCTTTCGCTTGTGGAAAGATTGCCAACGCACGATCAAATGTCTCTAACGATTCCTGATATAACCCCAGCGCACGATAAGTACTCCCCAGCCCCAAATAAGCTTCCTGTAACTCTTTTCCTGCCAGATGGTGGTCAATGGCTGCACGATAGAAGGGAATCGCCTGTAATTCTAACCCTTGAATGTCATAAAGGGAGGCGATTTTATACATCAAACTGGCGTTATCAGGTGAGCTGCGCAGCAAATTCTGCGCCATTGTCACCGCGTCTTCATAGCGGCCCAGTTCTTTTAACGAATCAATGGAGTGTTTCATAGTTTCACGCTGTAATTTGAACAATAAGCAATTATCGTTATTAACAAGCAATTAACGTTACTAACAAGCAAGGAGTTAATGGAATCCGTTCTTTCGCCTAAATCCTCCGTTAAAGAGCACGCTACTCCGGAAATGTGTCGCTGGCAAGTGAAGTGCAATCGATCCATTCATCAATACGACTGTCATAACGAATAAGCCAGCATTTTATGCTGCTACCTAAGATTATCCTCGTGCGACGAATGCGTGTCGTCACAAAATACGAAGACAAAGAATTAACTTCATTGCTTAGCCATACATATTAACTATATGTTTATTTTTCGTTGCATAAATGAACATTGGAGTTAACGTTATGTTATGGAAAGTGAAAGCACTGATGATAGCGACCACCGCATTGGCGACTATTCCCGCCTTTGCTCAACTCCCCACCTATTACCCCACGGATTACCAAAACGTTATTGATGGCGCGAAAAAAGAAGGCAAAGTCGTGGTCTATGCCTCCACCGATATTAAAGCTGCTGCGCCTTTGATTAAAGGATTCGAAACCGCCTACCCAGGGATTAAAGTCGAATACAACGACATGAACAGTACTGAGTTGTACAACCGCTATATCAGTGAGCAGGCATCCGGTAGCCTCAGTGGTGACGTGGTGTGGAGTTCCTCGATGGATACGGCGCTGAAGCTGGCAACGGACTATGCGCAAGAGTACCTTTCTCCAGAGCAAGGGCAATTACCAGCTTGGGCTGTCTGGAAAAACAGTGCCTACGGTACCACCTACGAACCCGTGGTCTTTATCTACAACAAACGTTTGATTCCCGCAGCAGATGTGCCCACTACCCATGGTGCATTGGCTAAACTTATCGCAAGCCAACCCGATAAATTCAAAAAGAAAGTCACTACCTATGATATTGAAAAATCAGGTTTAGGTTTCATGCTATCCGTACAAGATTTCAAAGCTGATCCTCATTACTTTGCAACGCTGGCAGATATCGCAAAGGGGGGATTAACCGTGCAATCTTCAACTGGGACGATGATGGAAAGGGTGTCATCCGGTGAGAATTTGATTGGGTTTAATATCCTCGGTTCTTATGCGGAAACCCGCGCTAAAACCGATCCGTCGCTGGGGATCTCCTATCCTGAAGACTACACCTTGGTGCTGTCGCGCGTGACTTTTATCAGTAAAAATGCGACCAACAACAATGCTGCTAAGTTGTGGGTTAACTATGTACTATCAGAAGCAGGCCAAAACATTTTGGCTAACCAGTCAGACATTCCCTCCATACGCAATGATATCGAAGGCAGCAACGATATTGATGGTATGACCAAGAAGCTAGGAACTGCACTTAAACCTATCGCCGTTGATGAAAGCCTCTTGGAGTATATGGAGCAGGCTAAACGTCTCGATTACATCAAACAGTGGCGCACTGCCGCCGCAAAATAGGCATCCCCTGGGTACGTATCCTTGTCGCTACGTACCTTGATTTCACTGGTTTTATCATGGACTTTTAACCAACGGGACTCATTATGAGAGCATTGCGCAGAAAGTGGCAAAGCTTGCCGCGCGGCTTGGTCGTGCTGATAACAACACTGGTTATCTACGTACCACTGTCATTTATTGTGATTCAAAGTTTTCTCTCTGCCCCCTTTTTCTCGCCTTCCAAGGTATTCAGCTTTGAGGCCTTCCGCTTCATCTTTGCTGATCCCGATTTTTATAAAGCGCTAAAAAGTGGATTCATTCTGGCCTTCGGGCTAGTGGTCATCGCGATCCCATTAGGCGGCATTCTGGCCTTTTTGATGGTCAGGACTGACCTACCCGGCCGCCGTATCATTGAACCGCTGATTTTAGTGCCTATCTTTGTTTCGCCAATGGTATTGGGGTTTGGTTATGTCGTGGCGGCAGGGCCAGTCGGTTTCTTCTCTTTATGGGCGGAATCG
The window above is part of the Yersinia massiliensis genome. Proteins encoded here:
- a CDS encoding tetratricopeptide repeat protein, which encodes MKHSIDSLKELGRYEDAVTMAQNLLRSSPDNASLMYKIASLYDIQGLELQAIPFYRAAIDHHLAGKELQEAYLGLGSTYRALGLYQESLETFDRALAIFPQAKELTLFRAMTLYNLGETKEAVAALLILLAETSNHQDISLYQKAIHQYAADLDRIG
- a CDS encoding ABC transporter substrate-binding protein → MLWKVKALMIATTALATIPAFAQLPTYYPTDYQNVIDGAKKEGKVVVYASTDIKAAAPLIKGFETAYPGIKVEYNDMNSTELYNRYISEQASGSLSGDVVWSSSMDTALKLATDYAQEYLSPEQGQLPAWAVWKNSAYGTTYEPVVFIYNKRLIPAADVPTTHGALAKLIASQPDKFKKKVTTYDIEKSGLGFMLSVQDFKADPHYFATLADIAKGGLTVQSSTGTMMERVSSGENLIGFNILGSYAETRAKTDPSLGISYPEDYTLVLSRVTFISKNATNNNAAKLWVNYVLSEAGQNILANQSDIPSIRNDIEGSNDIDGMTKKLGTALKPIAVDESLLEYMEQAKRLDYIKQWRTAAAK